The following are from one region of the Alkalimarinus sediminis genome:
- the gltB gene encoding glutamate synthase large subunit: MMTGLYHPDDFKDNCGFGLIAHMEGQASHDLLVTAIESLTCMTHRGGIAADGKTGDGCGLLLQKPDAFLRHVAKELFDADLGQRYGVGMTFLNQDATKAESSKKVFEKHLCNEGLEVIGWRAVPTDNACLGPMALDCLPGIEQVFVAGGELSEKDFAIKLFLARRHAEIELAGDEEFYVCSLSEKVLSYKGLMMPVDLPSFYLDLKDELFETAICVFHQRFSTNTMPRWPLAQPFRMLAHNGEINTVEGNRNWALARASKFKSADLPDLQSIQPLVNRTGSDSSSMDNMLEVLLAGGVDLFRAVRMMIPPAWQNIDTMDADLRSFYEYNSMHMEPWDGPAGVVLSDGRYAVCLLDRNGLRPSRWVITKNGYITLASEIGTYGYQPEDVVAKGRVGPGQILAVDTFTGKVLHTDDVDQILKSAHPYKQWLRDNATRLEATLGKATPDFKVMERDELNTQMKMFQVTFEERDQILRPLGEDGQEAVGSMGDDTPMAVLSERVRSVADYFRQKFAQVTNPPIDPLREAIVMSLETCIGAEQNIFEETPEHAKRVILSTPVLSPAKFQRLSSKETSGFDVAKIELSYSPEQGLEQAVKSVCDQAEQSVRDGNVILILSDKNLTEGKLPINAFMATGAVHHRLVEEGLRCDSNIVVESGFVRDPHHFAVLFGFGATAVYPYLAYQVLNDLISTGEMLIDPIEAKNNYRKGIGKGLMKILSKMGISTIASYRGAQLFEAVGLADEVVDLCFKGVTSRIQGASFYDFQFEQQLLANDAWKKRKPISQGGLLKFVHGSEYHAYNPDVVRTIQQAVQTGDYGVYREYASLVNDRPVATLRDLFKLSENQSPIDLSEVEPMESIVARFDSAAMSLGALSPEAHEALAVAMNTLGGRSNSGEGGEDPIRYGTNKRSKIKQVASGRFGVTPHYLSSADVIQIKVAQGAKPGEGGQLPGGKVNKLIATLRYSVPGVTLISPPPHHDIYSIEDLAQLIFDLKQVNPTALVSVKLVSEPGVGTIAAGVAKAYADLITISGYDGGTAASPLTSVRYAGSPWELGLSEAQQALRGNDLRGKVRLQTDGGLKTGLDVIKAAILGAESFGFGTMPMVALGCKYLRICHLNNCATGVATQNENLRDKHFIGTVEMVMHFFKFVAEETREWMAKLGVRSLEELIGRTELLEVLPGKTNKQKNLDLSPILFNDHVPADKPQMCQVERNEPFDKGLLAEKMITETADAIEAKSGGEFTYSVTNCDRSIGARLSGQIAKLHGNQGMSDAPIKLNLTGTAGQSFGVWNAGGLNMYLEGDANDYVGKGMTGGKLVIRPPQCSTFKTQDTAIAGNTCLYGATGGKLFAAGTAGERFGVRNSGANAVVEGVGDHCCEYMTGGLITVLGETGYNFGAGMTGGFAYVLDEKNKFVDQYNHELVEIHRISSEQMEPYRNHLRGVIEEHVTETGSEWAQHIIDNFDDYVVRFWLVKPKAASLKNLLNSTRAQPQ, translated from the coding sequence ATGATGACAGGTTTGTATCATCCTGATGATTTCAAGGATAACTGTGGATTTGGCTTGATTGCCCATATGGAGGGTCAGGCTAGTCATGATCTACTTGTGACAGCCATTGAATCTTTGACCTGCATGACCCATCGCGGCGGTATTGCTGCAGATGGCAAAACCGGTGACGGTTGTGGTTTATTGCTGCAAAAGCCGGATGCATTCCTGCGTCATGTTGCAAAAGAACTATTCGATGCAGATCTTGGTCAGCGCTATGGCGTTGGTATGACGTTCCTTAATCAGGATGCGACCAAAGCTGAATCCTCAAAGAAAGTGTTTGAAAAGCATCTTTGTAATGAAGGGCTTGAAGTTATTGGCTGGCGTGCTGTGCCGACAGATAATGCTTGCCTAGGCCCAATGGCTTTAGACTGTTTGCCAGGCATTGAGCAGGTCTTTGTTGCGGGCGGCGAACTGTCTGAAAAAGACTTCGCTATTAAATTGTTTCTTGCTCGCAGACATGCTGAGATCGAACTAGCCGGCGATGAAGAGTTCTATGTTTGTTCTCTTTCAGAAAAAGTTCTGTCATACAAAGGCTTAATGATGCCTGTTGATCTTCCAAGCTTTTATTTGGATTTGAAGGACGAGCTTTTTGAAACCGCTATCTGTGTATTCCATCAGCGATTCTCGACTAATACTATGCCTCGTTGGCCATTGGCTCAGCCATTTAGGATGCTGGCTCACAATGGTGAGATTAATACAGTAGAAGGGAATAGAAACTGGGCGTTGGCTCGTGCTTCTAAGTTTAAATCTGCCGACCTGCCTGATCTACAGTCTATTCAGCCATTAGTTAATAGAACTGGTTCAGACTCTTCTAGCATGGATAACATGCTAGAGGTTTTATTGGCTGGAGGCGTTGATCTATTCCGTGCGGTTAGAATGATGATTCCGCCCGCATGGCAAAACATAGATACGATGGACGCTGACCTTCGTTCTTTTTATGAATACAACTCCATGCACATGGAGCCATGGGATGGACCGGCAGGCGTTGTATTATCTGATGGTCGTTATGCGGTGTGTTTGCTAGACCGTAATGGCTTGCGCCCATCTCGCTGGGTTATTACCAAGAATGGCTATATCACCTTGGCTTCAGAGATTGGTACCTATGGCTATCAGCCAGAAGATGTTGTCGCTAAAGGGCGTGTTGGACCAGGTCAAATATTGGCTGTCGACACCTTTACTGGCAAGGTTCTACATACCGATGATGTAGACCAAATACTAAAAAGTGCGCACCCTTACAAACAGTGGCTAAGAGATAATGCTACTCGTCTTGAAGCAACGCTAGGTAAAGCGACTCCAGACTTTAAAGTCATGGAGCGAGATGAGCTGAATACTCAGATGAAGATGTTTCAGGTCACCTTTGAGGAGCGAGATCAGATCTTGCGTCCACTCGGTGAGGATGGGCAAGAAGCCGTCGGCTCTATGGGTGATGATACACCAATGGCGGTATTGTCTGAGCGCGTTAGATCAGTTGCTGATTACTTTAGACAGAAGTTTGCCCAGGTCACCAACCCACCGATAGACCCATTGCGTGAAGCAATTGTTATGTCGTTGGAAACCTGTATTGGCGCGGAGCAAAATATATTCGAAGAGACTCCAGAGCACGCTAAGCGTGTAATACTGAGTACACCGGTATTATCGCCCGCAAAATTCCAGCGTTTATCATCTAAAGAGACTTCAGGGTTTGATGTCGCTAAAATTGAGCTTAGTTACAGTCCGGAACAGGGTCTAGAGCAGGCAGTTAAGTCAGTTTGTGATCAGGCAGAACAAAGTGTTCGTGACGGCAACGTTATTCTTATCCTAAGCGACAAAAACCTCACCGAAGGAAAGCTCCCAATTAATGCCTTTATGGCTACAGGGGCGGTTCACCATAGATTAGTGGAAGAAGGCCTTCGTTGTGATTCGAATATAGTAGTAGAGAGTGGCTTTGTAAGAGACCCTCATCACTTTGCTGTGTTGTTTGGTTTTGGTGCGACAGCGGTCTATCCATATCTTGCATATCAGGTGCTTAACGATCTTATCAGTACTGGTGAGATGTTGATCGACCCAATCGAAGCGAAGAACAACTACCGTAAAGGTATTGGTAAAGGGCTGATGAAAATCCTGTCTAAGATGGGGATTTCTACCATTGCTTCGTACCGTGGCGCTCAACTCTTTGAAGCGGTTGGCTTGGCAGATGAAGTTGTTGACCTCTGCTTTAAAGGTGTAACAAGTAGAATTCAGGGTGCTAGCTTCTACGACTTCCAGTTTGAGCAGCAGTTGCTAGCCAATGATGCATGGAAAAAGCGAAAGCCAATATCTCAAGGCGGTCTGTTAAAGTTTGTTCACGGTAGTGAATACCATGCATACAACCCAGATGTTGTTCGGACTATTCAGCAAGCCGTTCAGACTGGCGATTATGGTGTCTATCGTGAGTACGCATCATTGGTTAATGATCGGCCTGTCGCTACATTGCGTGACCTATTCAAATTATCAGAAAATCAGTCGCCAATAGACCTCTCAGAAGTCGAGCCTATGGAAAGCATCGTTGCCCGGTTTGATTCTGCAGCAATGTCATTGGGTGCACTATCGCCAGAAGCTCATGAGGCGTTGGCGGTAGCGATGAACACGCTAGGAGGTCGCTCAAATTCAGGTGAAGGCGGTGAAGACCCAATTCGTTACGGTACTAATAAGCGATCTAAGATTAAGCAGGTTGCATCAGGACGTTTTGGTGTTACACCACACTACCTGAGTAGTGCTGACGTTATTCAGATTAAAGTAGCACAGGGTGCTAAACCTGGAGAGGGTGGGCAGCTTCCTGGAGGAAAAGTTAACAAGCTAATTGCGACACTCAGATACTCTGTACCTGGTGTAACATTGATTTCGCCACCTCCTCATCACGATATCTACTCTATCGAAGATTTAGCACAGCTAATTTTCGATTTGAAACAGGTTAACCCAACAGCATTGGTATCGGTGAAGTTGGTGTCGGAGCCTGGAGTCGGGACTATCGCAGCGGGTGTTGCAAAGGCCTATGCAGACTTAATTACCATATCTGGTTATGACGGCGGTACTGCAGCAAGCCCATTAACTTCTGTTCGTTATGCAGGGTCTCCTTGGGAGCTTGGTTTGAGCGAAGCTCAACAAGCACTTAGAGGGAATGATTTGCGAGGTAAGGTTCGCCTACAGACTGACGGTGGTTTAAAAACCGGTCTTGACGTGATCAAGGCGGCAATTCTAGGCGCAGAAAGCTTCGGTTTCGGCACCATGCCTATGGTTGCACTAGGCTGTAAATACCTTCGTATATGTCACTTGAACAACTGTGCGACGGGTGTTGCGACTCAAAACGAGAATTTGCGTGATAAGCACTTTATCGGCACAGTCGAAATGGTTATGCATTTCTTCAAGTTTGTGGCTGAAGAAACCCGTGAGTGGATGGCTAAGTTGGGTGTTCGCTCGCTTGAAGAGTTGATTGGTCGCACGGAGCTACTAGAGGTTCTTCCAGGTAAGACTAATAAACAGAAAAACCTAGATTTATCTCCGATACTCTTTAATGATCACGTCCCTGCTGATAAGCCTCAGATGTGTCAGGTAGAGAGAAATGAGCCGTTTGATAAGGGGCTTTTGGCGGAGAAAATGATCACAGAAACGGCGGATGCCATAGAGGCTAAGTCTGGTGGTGAGTTTACCTACTCAGTGACCAACTGTGATCGTTCAATTGGTGCCAGATTATCTGGTCAAATTGCCAAGCTTCATGGCAATCAGGGTATGAGTGATGCACCGATTAAGCTTAATTTAACCGGTACTGCAGGACAGAGTTTTGGTGTCTGGAATGCGGGTGGTTTAAATATGTATCTTGAAGGTGATGCCAACGACTATGTGGGCAAAGGGATGACAGGCGGTAAACTTGTTATTCGACCACCACAGTGCAGCACATTTAAAACCCAAGATACTGCAATTGCTGGTAATACTTGCTTATATGGTGCTACTGGCGGGAAACTATTTGCTGCAGGTACAGCGGGTGAGCGCTTTGGAGTAAGAAACTCCGGAGCAAACGCTGTTGTTGAAGGTGTTGGAGATCACTGTTGTGAGTACATGACGGGCGGTCTTATCACGGTACTGGGTGAAACAGGTTATAACTTCGGTGCAGGGATGACGGGTGGTTTCGCCTATGTTCTTGACGAGAAAAATAAGTTTGTTGACCAATACAATCATGAACTCGTAGAGATTCATCGTATTTCAAGCGAGCAGATGGAACCTTATCGCAATCATTTGCGTGGTGTAATTGAAGAGCACGTTACTGAAACGGGTAGTGAGTGGGCTCAACACATAATCGATAATTTCGACGATTATGTAGTTCGTTTTTGGTTGGTTAAACCAAAGGCAGCGAGCCTGAAGAACTTGCTTAACAGCACAAGAGCCCAGCCACAATAA
- a CDS encoding AAA family ATPase, protein MNAAVTEHDRNLSLNDQLRDKYQLKTEPFSEATHLFFQGAQRQHNLETLRHLVSYGDMVLLLTGEAGSGKTTLLAELSKHIADGVRMVSLKPSLIASPRKLAHELCKRLDMQQIEGEPVTRTMERVLETCAHNAASGDRLLLVVDDAHKTNRDSFKVLLSTFRGLGGDSGICLLVSGRPEILQSITCEGVDPATCSWIHQIHLKPFSKEDAETYVSLRLIKAGSKVEPEFSDNQRKALYELGKGCPGRINRIAPGVLLDAFEMPQPKTNTPRGFSGLLVGVVVSLLLSFAVIGYQYNLFFSSSDSEVANNGSQETSDESPADNADSRGVTLTEDQKVSTLDRESLLEKIKQAEEKVSELPAVDVEVAQAEVERDDSQSITVSPPVVNVAGEAIYSSEGVIQPSSVVSASRDEIDAAESTIKEDEEGPAVSTKPEQTLKESEKILVQPIKKESGKGADKQVVVDQSLVDQSPARHPRFRDDQWVSSQQKGAYTIQVLGSRNEQTAIKYIESVRTTTELVYIESLYKEKPWYVVVFGVYANKAQARAKMDKLPASVKKQKPWIRSIEGL, encoded by the coding sequence ATGAATGCTGCCGTGACGGAACATGACCGAAACTTATCTCTAAATGACCAGTTAAGAGATAAATATCAGCTTAAAACTGAGCCTTTTAGTGAGGCAACTCATCTGTTTTTTCAGGGGGCTCAGCGGCAGCACAACCTTGAAACACTCAGGCACCTTGTTAGCTATGGTGATATGGTCTTGTTATTGACCGGCGAGGCGGGAAGCGGCAAGACTACGCTGCTTGCTGAGCTAAGCAAGCATATTGCAGATGGCGTTCGAATGGTTAGTCTCAAGCCGTCTTTGATAGCGAGCCCTCGCAAACTTGCTCATGAGTTGTGTAAGCGGCTTGATATGCAGCAAATTGAAGGTGAGCCCGTGACGCGTACAATGGAGCGAGTACTAGAAACGTGCGCTCATAATGCCGCGTCTGGGGACCGCTTGTTGTTGGTTGTGGATGATGCCCATAAAACCAATCGCGATAGCTTTAAAGTCCTGTTGTCTACTTTTAGAGGGCTCGGAGGGGATTCCGGCATTTGTCTGTTGGTGTCAGGTCGGCCTGAAATACTGCAGTCAATAACGTGTGAAGGTGTTGACCCCGCCACCTGTAGTTGGATTCATCAAATTCATTTAAAGCCTTTTTCCAAAGAAGATGCCGAAACCTATGTTAGTCTTCGACTGATAAAGGCGGGTTCTAAGGTAGAGCCGGAGTTTTCTGATAACCAGAGAAAGGCACTCTATGAGCTAGGTAAAGGGTGCCCTGGCAGAATTAATAGAATTGCCCCTGGTGTTTTACTCGATGCCTTTGAGATGCCGCAACCTAAAACCAATACGCCTAGAGGGTTTAGTGGTTTGCTGGTGGGGGTTGTGGTGTCGCTATTGCTTTCGTTTGCAGTGATTGGTTATCAGTATAATCTGTTTTTTTCTTCTTCCGATAGTGAGGTCGCCAATAATGGGAGTCAAGAAACGAGTGACGAGTCCCCAGCGGATAACGCTGATAGCAGAGGCGTTACCCTGACCGAAGACCAGAAAGTGAGCACTTTAGACCGTGAGAGCTTATTAGAAAAGATCAAGCAGGCAGAGGAAAAAGTCAGTGAGTTGCCTGCCGTGGACGTGGAGGTAGCACAAGCCGAAGTAGAGCGTGATGATAGTCAGTCTATTACAGTGAGCCCACCGGTGGTCAATGTTGCGGGTGAGGCGATTTACTCTTCTGAAGGTGTCATACAGCCAAGTAGTGTTGTCAGTGCTAGCCGTGACGAGATAGATGCCGCTGAGAGTACTATCAAAGAGGATGAAGAGGGCCCTGCTGTTAGTACTAAGCCTGAGCAAACCCTTAAAGAAAGCGAAAAGATTTTGGTGCAGCCGATAAAGAAAGAAAGTGGTAAGGGAGCAGATAAGCAGGTGGTAGTTGATCAGAGCCTAGTTGATCAGAGCCCGGCTAGGCATCCCCGTTTTCGTGATGATCAGTGGGTTTCTTCTCAGCAGAAAGGAGCTTACACTATTCAGGTGTTAGGAAGCAGAAACGAACAAACTGCAATCAAATATATTGAAAGTGTACGTACAACAACAGAGTTGGTTTATATTGAGTCTCTCTATAAAGAAAAACCATGGTATGTTGTCGTTTTTGGTGTTTATGCTAATAAAGCTCAAGCCAGAGCTAAAATGGACAAACTGCCAGCCTCTGTAAAGAAGCAAAAGCCTTGGATCAGAAGCATAGAAGGGCTATAG
- the aroB gene encoding 3-dehydroquinate synthase, whose protein sequence is MKQLTVELGERSYPIFIGQGLLDQPDLVAPYVAGSQVMIVTNETVAPLYLERTQAMFAGFDLSVTVLPDGEQYKNLETLNLVFDQLLEKRHSRKTTLVALGGGVIGDMTGFAAACYQRGVEFIQIPTTLLSQVDSSVGGKTGVNHPLGKNMIGAFHQPNAVIIDTDTLNTLPEREVAAGIAEVIKYGLIRDVSFFEWLETNIEKLIALNPEAVAYAIETSCQCKALVVSEDEREGGVRAILNLGHTFGHAIETHMGYGEWLHGEAVAAGMVMAADLSCRQGWISADDVSRIIALLEKSTLPVAPPKEMSVERFRALMSVDKKVIDGGLRLVLMDKLGYAFVTEQFESSNLDATLTCSSELSS, encoded by the coding sequence ATGAAGCAGTTAACAGTAGAGTTGGGTGAGAGAAGTTACCCCATATTTATCGGTCAGGGCTTGCTTGATCAACCCGATTTAGTAGCACCTTATGTGGCTGGCAGTCAGGTGATGATTGTTACCAATGAAACCGTCGCCCCCCTCTATCTAGAGCGGACACAGGCAATGTTTGCTGGTTTTGATCTGTCTGTTACTGTCTTGCCCGATGGAGAGCAGTATAAAAACCTAGAAACTCTTAACTTGGTTTTTGATCAACTGCTCGAGAAGCGTCACAGTCGTAAGACGACCTTGGTGGCGCTAGGTGGAGGTGTTATTGGGGATATGACCGGTTTTGCAGCAGCTTGCTATCAGCGAGGTGTCGAGTTTATTCAGATCCCGACTACGCTACTATCGCAGGTGGACTCGTCAGTAGGAGGGAAGACCGGCGTCAATCATCCGCTAGGTAAGAATATGATCGGAGCCTTCCATCAGCCGAATGCAGTTATTATCGACACAGACACGTTAAATACCCTCCCTGAGCGTGAAGTTGCGGCGGGTATTGCAGAAGTTATTAAGTATGGGCTTATTCGTGATGTAAGCTTTTTTGAGTGGTTAGAAACAAATATCGAAAAACTTATCGCGCTTAACCCGGAGGCGGTTGCTTATGCCATTGAAACCTCGTGTCAATGTAAGGCGTTGGTGGTGAGTGAAGATGAACGAGAAGGCGGAGTAAGGGCGATTCTTAACTTGGGGCATACGTTTGGCCATGCTATCGAAACCCATATGGGTTATGGTGAGTGGCTGCACGGTGAGGCGGTTGCAGCAGGCATGGTGATGGCTGCAGATCTCTCTTGTCGGCAAGGTTGGATTAGCGCTGATGATGTCAGCAGGATAATAGCGTTATTGGAAAAGTCGACGTTACCTGTTGCGCCACCAAAAGAGATGAGTGTTGAGCGTTTTAGAGCGTTGATGTCGGTGGATAAAAAAGTAATAGATGGTGGTTTGCGCTTAGTGTTGATGGATAAGCTCGGTTATGCATTTGTTACTGAACAGTTTGAGTCGTCTAATCTAGATGCTACTTTGACGTGTAGTTCTGAGTTGTCGAGTTGA